The following proteins come from a genomic window of Drosophila sulfurigaster albostrigata strain 15112-1811.04 chromosome X, ASM2355843v2, whole genome shotgun sequence:
- the LOC133848204 gene encoding uncharacterized protein LOC133848204 isoform X16 — MMPWVLNNLKQLELNSLELLALNSLEQQELNSLEQLERNSLVQLELNNLEQQVLNNLELLVLNNLEPLELNSLELQVLNSLEQLELNSLELLVLNSLEQQVLNSLEQLERNSLELQVLNNLEQLEPSKMLPWALNSLELQALNSLEQLELNSLERQVLNSLELQVLNSLVQLELNNLEQQVLNNLEQLEPSKMLPWALNSLELQVVNSLVQLKLNSLKLQVLNSLKRLEQSKMLPWALNSLMMQVQSS; from the exons ATGATGCCTTGGGTGCTGAATAACTTGAAGCAGCTGGAGCTGAATAGCTTGGAGCTGCTG GCGCTGAATAGCTTGGAGCAGCAGGAGCTGAATAGCTTGGAGCAGCTGGAGCGGAATAGCTTGGTGCAGCTGGAGCTGAATAACTTGGAGCAGCAGGTGCTGAATAACTTGGAGCTGCTGGTGCTGAATAACTTGGAGCCGCTGGAGCTGAATAGCTTGGAGCTGCAGGTGCTGAATAGCTTGgagcagctggagctgaaTAGCTTGGAGCTGCTG GTGCTGAATAGCTTGGAGCAGCAGGTGCTGAATAGCTTGGAGCAGCTGGAGCGGAATAGCTTGGAGCTGCAGGTGCTGAATAACTTGGAGCAACTGGAGCCGAGTAAGATGTTGCCTTGGGCGCTGAATAGCTTGGAGCTGCAG GCGCTGAATAGCTTGgagcagctggagctgaaTAGCTTGGAGCGGCAGGTGCTGAATAGCTTGGAGCTGCAGGTGCTGAATAGCTTGGTGCAGCTGGAGCTGAATAACTTGGAGCAGCAG GTGCTGAATAACTTGGAGCAACTGGAGCCGAGTAAGATGTTGCCTTGGGCGCTGAATAGCTTGGAGCTGCAGGTGGTGAATAGCTTGgtgcagctgaagctgaataGCTTGAAGCTGCAGGTGCTGAATAGCTTGAAGCGGCTGGAGCAGAGTAAGATGTTGCCTTGGGCGCTGAATAGCTTGATGATGCAGGTGCAGAGTAGCTAG
- the LOC133848204 gene encoding leucine-rich repeat and immunoglobulin-like domain-containing nogo receptor-interacting protein 1 isoform X6: protein MMPWVLNNLKQLELNSLELQVLNSLGLLVLNNLEQLEPSKMMPWVLNNLEQLERNSLEQQVLNNLEPLELNSLELQVLNSLGLLVLNNLEQLEPSKMMPWVLNNLKQLELNSLELLALNSLEQQELNSLEQLERNSLVQLELNNLEQQVLNNLELLVLNNLEPLELNSLELQVLNSLEQLELNSLELLVLNSLEQQVLNSLEQLERNSLELQVLNNLEQLEPSKMLPWALNSLELQALNSLEQLELNSLERQVLNSLELQVLNNLEQLEPSKMLPWALNSLELQVVNSLVQLKLNSLKLQVLNSLKRLEQSKMLPWALNSLMMQVQSS from the exons ATGATGCCTTGGGTGCTGAATAACTTGAAGCAGCTGGAGCTGAATAGTTTGGAGCTGCAGGTGCTGAATAGCTTGGGGCTGCTGGTGCTGAATAACTTGGAGCAGCTGGAGCCGAGTAAGATGATGCCTTGGGTGCTGAATAACTTGGAGCAGCTGGAGCGGAATAGCTTGGAGCAGCAGGTGCTGAATAACTTGGAGCCGCTGGAGCTGAATAGCTTGGAGCTGCAGGTGCTGAATAGCTTGGGGCTGCTGGTGCTGAATAACTTGGAGCAGCTGGAGCCGAGTAAGATGATGCCTTGGGTGCTGAATAACTTGAAGCAGCTGGAGCTGAATAGCTTGGAGCTGCTG GCGCTGAATAGCTTGGAGCAGCAGGAGCTGAATAGCTTGGAGCAGCTGGAGCGGAATAGCTTGGTGCAGCTGGAGCTGAATAACTTGGAGCAGCAGGTGCTGAATAACTTGGAGCTGCTGGTGCTGAATAACTTGGAGCCGCTGGAGCTGAATAGCTTGGAGCTGCAGGTGCTGAATAGCTTGgagcagctggagctgaaTAGCTTGGAGCTGCTG GTGCTGAATAGCTTGGAGCAGCAGGTGCTGAATAGCTTGGAGCAGCTGGAGCGGAATAGCTTGGAGCTGCAGGTGCTGAATAACTTGGAGCAACTGGAGCCGAGTAAGATGTTGCCTTGGGCGCTGAATAGCTTGGAGCTGCAG GCGCTGAATAGCTTGgagcagctggagctgaaTAGCTTGGAGCGGCAGGTGCTGAATAGCTTGGAGCTGCAG GTGCTGAATAACTTGGAGCAACTGGAGCCGAGTAAGATGTTGCCTTGGGCGCTGAATAGCTTGGAGCTGCAGGTGGTGAATAGCTTGgtgcagctgaagctgaataGCTTGAAGCTGCAGGTGCTGAATAGCTTGAAGCGGCTGGAGCAGAGTAAGATGTTGCCTTGGGCGCTGAATAGCTTGATGATGCAGGTGCAGAGTAGCTAG
- the LOC133848204 gene encoding leucine-rich repeat and immunoglobulin-like domain-containing nogo receptor-interacting protein 1 isoform X4 has product MMPWVLNNLKQLELNSLELQVLNSLGLLVLNNLEQLEPSKMMPWVLNNLEPLELNSLELQVLNSLGLLVLNNLEQLEPSKMMPWVLNNLKQLELNSLELLALNSLEQQELNSLEQLERNSLVQLELNNLEQQVLNNLELLVLNNLEPLELNSLELQVLNSLEQLELNSLELLVLNSLEQQVLNSLEQLERNSLELQVLNNLEQLEPSKMLPWALNSLELQALNSLEQLELNSLERQVLNSLELQVLNSLVQLELNNLEQQVLNNLEQLEPSKMLPWALNSLELQVVNSLVQLKLNSLKLQVLNSLKRLEQSKMLPWALNSLMMQVQSS; this is encoded by the exons ATGATGCCTTGGGTGCTGAATAACTTGAAGCAGCTGGAGCTGAATAGTTTGGAGCTGCAGGTGCTGAATAGCTTGGGGCTGCTGGTGCTGAATAACTTGGAGCAGCTGGAGCCGAGTAAGATGATGCCTTGG GTGCTGAATAACTTGGAGCCGCTGGAGCTGAATAGCTTGGAGCTGCAGGTGCTGAATAGCTTGGGGCTGCTGGTGCTGAATAACTTGGAGCAGCTGGAGCCGAGTAAGATGATGCCTTGGGTGCTGAATAACTTGAAGCAGCTGGAGCTGAATAGCTTGGAGCTGCTG GCGCTGAATAGCTTGGAGCAGCAGGAGCTGAATAGCTTGGAGCAGCTGGAGCGGAATAGCTTGGTGCAGCTGGAGCTGAATAACTTGGAGCAGCAGGTGCTGAATAACTTGGAGCTGCTGGTGCTGAATAACTTGGAGCCGCTGGAGCTGAATAGCTTGGAGCTGCAGGTGCTGAATAGCTTGgagcagctggagctgaaTAGCTTGGAGCTGCTG GTGCTGAATAGCTTGGAGCAGCAGGTGCTGAATAGCTTGGAGCAGCTGGAGCGGAATAGCTTGGAGCTGCAGGTGCTGAATAACTTGGAGCAACTGGAGCCGAGTAAGATGTTGCCTTGGGCGCTGAATAGCTTGGAGCTGCAG GCGCTGAATAGCTTGgagcagctggagctgaaTAGCTTGGAGCGGCAGGTGCTGAATAGCTTGGAGCTGCAGGTGCTGAATAGCTTGGTGCAGCTGGAGCTGAATAACTTGGAGCAGCAG GTGCTGAATAACTTGGAGCAACTGGAGCCGAGTAAGATGTTGCCTTGGGCGCTGAATAGCTTGGAGCTGCAGGTGGTGAATAGCTTGgtgcagctgaagctgaataGCTTGAAGCTGCAGGTGCTGAATAGCTTGAAGCGGCTGGAGCAGAGTAAGATGTTGCCTTGGGCGCTGAATAGCTTGATGATGCAGGTGCAGAGTAGCTAG
- the LOC133848204 gene encoding leucine-rich repeat and immunoglobulin-like domain-containing nogo receptor-interacting protein 1 isoform X1: MMPWVLNNLKQLELNSLELQVLNSLGLLVLNNLEQLEPSKMMPWVLNNLEQLERNSLEQQVLNNLEPLELNSLELQVLNSLGLLVLNNLEQLEPSKMMPWVLNNLKQLELNSLELLALNSLEQQELNSLEQLERNSLVQLELNNLEQQVLNNLELLVLNNLEPLELNSLELQVLNSLEQLELNSLELLVLNSLEQQVLNSLEQLERNSLELQVLNNLEQLEPSKMLPWALNSLELQALNSLEQLELNSLERQVLNSLELQVLNSLVQLELNNLEQQVLNNLEQLEPSKMLPWALNSLELQVVNSLVQLKLNSLKLQVLNSLKRLEQSKMLPWALNSLMMQVQSS, from the exons ATGATGCCTTGGGTGCTGAATAACTTGAAGCAGCTGGAGCTGAATAGTTTGGAGCTGCAGGTGCTGAATAGCTTGGGGCTGCTGGTGCTGAATAACTTGGAGCAGCTGGAGCCGAGTAAGATGATGCCTTGGGTGCTGAATAACTTGGAGCAGCTGGAGCGGAATAGCTTGGAGCAGCAGGTGCTGAATAACTTGGAGCCGCTGGAGCTGAATAGCTTGGAGCTGCAGGTGCTGAATAGCTTGGGGCTGCTGGTGCTGAATAACTTGGAGCAGCTGGAGCCGAGTAAGATGATGCCTTGGGTGCTGAATAACTTGAAGCAGCTGGAGCTGAATAGCTTGGAGCTGCTG GCGCTGAATAGCTTGGAGCAGCAGGAGCTGAATAGCTTGGAGCAGCTGGAGCGGAATAGCTTGGTGCAGCTGGAGCTGAATAACTTGGAGCAGCAGGTGCTGAATAACTTGGAGCTGCTGGTGCTGAATAACTTGGAGCCGCTGGAGCTGAATAGCTTGGAGCTGCAGGTGCTGAATAGCTTGgagcagctggagctgaaTAGCTTGGAGCTGCTG GTGCTGAATAGCTTGGAGCAGCAGGTGCTGAATAGCTTGGAGCAGCTGGAGCGGAATAGCTTGGAGCTGCAGGTGCTGAATAACTTGGAGCAACTGGAGCCGAGTAAGATGTTGCCTTGGGCGCTGAATAGCTTGGAGCTGCAG GCGCTGAATAGCTTGgagcagctggagctgaaTAGCTTGGAGCGGCAGGTGCTGAATAGCTTGGAGCTGCAGGTGCTGAATAGCTTGGTGCAGCTGGAGCTGAATAACTTGGAGCAGCAG GTGCTGAATAACTTGGAGCAACTGGAGCCGAGTAAGATGTTGCCTTGGGCGCTGAATAGCTTGGAGCTGCAGGTGGTGAATAGCTTGgtgcagctgaagctgaataGCTTGAAGCTGCAGGTGCTGAATAGCTTGAAGCGGCTGGAGCAGAGTAAGATGTTGCCTTGGGCGCTGAATAGCTTGATGATGCAGGTGCAGAGTAGCTAG
- the LOC133848204 gene encoding leucine-rich repeat-containing protein 15-like isoform X3 yields MMPWVLNNLKQLELNSLELQVLNSLGLLVLNNLEQLEPSKMMPWVLNNLEQLERNSLEQQVLNNLEPLELNSLELQVLNSLGLLVLNNLEQLEPSKMMPWALNSLEQQELNSLEQLERNSLVQLELNNLEQQVLNNLELLVLNNLEPLELNSLELQVLNSLEQLELNSLELLVLNSLEQQVLNSLEQLERNSLELQVLNNLEQLEPSKMLPWALNSLELQALNSLEQLELNSLERQVLNSLELQVLNSLVQLELNNLEQQVLNNLEQLEPSKMLPWALNSLELQVVNSLVQLKLNSLKLQVLNSLKRLEQSKMLPWALNSLMMQVQSS; encoded by the exons ATGATGCCTTGGGTGCTGAATAACTTGAAGCAGCTGGAGCTGAATAGTTTGGAGCTGCAGGTGCTGAATAGCTTGGGGCTGCTGGTGCTGAATAACTTGGAGCAGCTGGAGCCGAGTAAGATGATGCCTTGGGTGCTGAATAACTTGGAGCAGCTGGAGCGGAATAGCTTGGAGCAGCAGGTGCTGAATAACTTGGAGCCGCTGGAGCTGAATAGCTTGGAGCTGCAGGTGCTGAATAGCTTGGGGCTGCTGGTGCTGAATAACTTGGAGCAGCTGGAGCCGAGTAAGATGATGCCTTGG GCGCTGAATAGCTTGGAGCAGCAGGAGCTGAATAGCTTGGAGCAGCTGGAGCGGAATAGCTTGGTGCAGCTGGAGCTGAATAACTTGGAGCAGCAGGTGCTGAATAACTTGGAGCTGCTGGTGCTGAATAACTTGGAGCCGCTGGAGCTGAATAGCTTGGAGCTGCAGGTGCTGAATAGCTTGgagcagctggagctgaaTAGCTTGGAGCTGCTG GTGCTGAATAGCTTGGAGCAGCAGGTGCTGAATAGCTTGGAGCAGCTGGAGCGGAATAGCTTGGAGCTGCAGGTGCTGAATAACTTGGAGCAACTGGAGCCGAGTAAGATGTTGCCTTGGGCGCTGAATAGCTTGGAGCTGCAG GCGCTGAATAGCTTGgagcagctggagctgaaTAGCTTGGAGCGGCAGGTGCTGAATAGCTTGGAGCTGCAGGTGCTGAATAGCTTGGTGCAGCTGGAGCTGAATAACTTGGAGCAGCAG GTGCTGAATAACTTGGAGCAACTGGAGCCGAGTAAGATGTTGCCTTGGGCGCTGAATAGCTTGGAGCTGCAGGTGGTGAATAGCTTGgtgcagctgaagctgaataGCTTGAAGCTGCAGGTGCTGAATAGCTTGAAGCGGCTGGAGCAGAGTAAGATGTTGCCTTGGGCGCTGAATAGCTTGATGATGCAGGTGCAGAGTAGCTAG
- the LOC133848204 gene encoding leucine-rich repeat and immunoglobulin-like domain-containing nogo receptor-interacting protein 1 isoform X9 encodes MMPWVLNNLKQLELNSLELQVLNSLGLLVLNNLEQLEPSKMMPWVLNNLEQLERNSLEQQVLNNLEPLELNSLELQVLNSLGLLVLNNLEQLEPSKMMPWVLNNLKQLELNSLELLALNSLEQQELNSLEQLERNSLVQLELNNLEQQVLNNLELLVLNNLEPLELNSLELQVLNSLEQLELNSLELLVLNSLEQQVLNSLEQLERNSLELQALNSLEQLELNSLERQVLNSLELQVLNSLVQLELNNLEQQVLNNLEQLEPSKMLPWALNSLELQVVNSLVQLKLNSLKLQVLNSLKRLEQSKMLPWALNSLMMQVQSS; translated from the exons ATGATGCCTTGGGTGCTGAATAACTTGAAGCAGCTGGAGCTGAATAGTTTGGAGCTGCAGGTGCTGAATAGCTTGGGGCTGCTGGTGCTGAATAACTTGGAGCAGCTGGAGCCGAGTAAGATGATGCCTTGGGTGCTGAATAACTTGGAGCAGCTGGAGCGGAATAGCTTGGAGCAGCAGGTGCTGAATAACTTGGAGCCGCTGGAGCTGAATAGCTTGGAGCTGCAGGTGCTGAATAGCTTGGGGCTGCTGGTGCTGAATAACTTGGAGCAGCTGGAGCCGAGTAAGATGATGCCTTGGGTGCTGAATAACTTGAAGCAGCTGGAGCTGAATAGCTTGGAGCTGCTG GCGCTGAATAGCTTGGAGCAGCAGGAGCTGAATAGCTTGGAGCAGCTGGAGCGGAATAGCTTGGTGCAGCTGGAGCTGAATAACTTGGAGCAGCAGGTGCTGAATAACTTGGAGCTGCTGGTGCTGAATAACTTGGAGCCGCTGGAGCTGAATAGCTTGGAGCTGCAGGTGCTGAATAGCTTGgagcagctggagctgaaTAGCTTGGAGCTGCTG GTGCTGAATAGCTTGGAGCAGCAGGTGCTGAATAGCTTGGAGCAGCTGGAGCGGAATAGCTTGGAGCTGCAG GCGCTGAATAGCTTGgagcagctggagctgaaTAGCTTGGAGCGGCAGGTGCTGAATAGCTTGGAGCTGCAGGTGCTGAATAGCTTGGTGCAGCTGGAGCTGAATAACTTGGAGCAGCAG GTGCTGAATAACTTGGAGCAACTGGAGCCGAGTAAGATGTTGCCTTGGGCGCTGAATAGCTTGGAGCTGCAGGTGGTGAATAGCTTGgtgcagctgaagctgaataGCTTGAAGCTGCAGGTGCTGAATAGCTTGAAGCGGCTGGAGCAGAGTAAGATGTTGCCTTGGGCGCTGAATAGCTTGATGATGCAGGTGCAGAGTAGCTAG
- the LOC133848204 gene encoding leucine-rich repeat and immunoglobulin-like domain-containing nogo receptor-interacting protein 1 isoform X8 has translation MMPWVLNNLKQLELNSLELQVLNSLGLLVLNNLEQLEPSKMMPWVLNNLEQLERNSLEQQVLNNLEPLELNSLELQVLNSLGLLVLNNLEQLEPSKMMPWVLNNLKQLELNSLELLALNSLEQQELNSLEQLERNSLVQLELNNLEQQVLNNLELLVLNNLEPLELNSLELQVLNSLEQLELNSLELLVLNSLEQQVLNNLEQLEPSKMLPWALNSLELQALNSLEQLELNSLERQVLNSLELQVLNSLVQLELNNLEQQVLNNLEQLEPSKMLPWALNSLELQVVNSLVQLKLNSLKLQVLNSLKRLEQSKMLPWALNSLMMQVQSS, from the exons ATGATGCCTTGGGTGCTGAATAACTTGAAGCAGCTGGAGCTGAATAGTTTGGAGCTGCAGGTGCTGAATAGCTTGGGGCTGCTGGTGCTGAATAACTTGGAGCAGCTGGAGCCGAGTAAGATGATGCCTTGGGTGCTGAATAACTTGGAGCAGCTGGAGCGGAATAGCTTGGAGCAGCAGGTGCTGAATAACTTGGAGCCGCTGGAGCTGAATAGCTTGGAGCTGCAGGTGCTGAATAGCTTGGGGCTGCTGGTGCTGAATAACTTGGAGCAGCTGGAGCCGAGTAAGATGATGCCTTGGGTGCTGAATAACTTGAAGCAGCTGGAGCTGAATAGCTTGGAGCTGCTG GCGCTGAATAGCTTGGAGCAGCAGGAGCTGAATAGCTTGGAGCAGCTGGAGCGGAATAGCTTGGTGCAGCTGGAGCTGAATAACTTGGAGCAGCAGGTGCTGAATAACTTGGAGCTGCTGGTGCTGAATAACTTGGAGCCGCTGGAGCTGAATAGCTTGGAGCTGCAGGTGCTGAATAGCTTGgagcagctggagctgaaTAGCTTGGAGCTGCTG GTGCTGAATAGCTTGGAGCAGCAG GTGCTGAATAACTTGGAGCAACTGGAGCCGAGTAAGATGTTGCCTTGGGCGCTGAATAGCTTGGAGCTGCAG GCGCTGAATAGCTTGgagcagctggagctgaaTAGCTTGGAGCGGCAGGTGCTGAATAGCTTGGAGCTGCAGGTGCTGAATAGCTTGGTGCAGCTGGAGCTGAATAACTTGGAGCAGCAG GTGCTGAATAACTTGGAGCAACTGGAGCCGAGTAAGATGTTGCCTTGGGCGCTGAATAGCTTGGAGCTGCAGGTGGTGAATAGCTTGgtgcagctgaagctgaataGCTTGAAGCTGCAGGTGCTGAATAGCTTGAAGCGGCTGGAGCAGAGTAAGATGTTGCCTTGGGCGCTGAATAGCTTGATGATGCAGGTGCAGAGTAGCTAG
- the LOC133848204 gene encoding leucine-rich repeat and immunoglobulin-like domain-containing nogo receptor-interacting protein 1 isoform X11: MMPWVLNNLKQLELNSLELQVLNSLGLLVLNNLEPLELNSLELQVLNSLGLLVLNNLEQLEPSKMMPWVLNNLKQLELNSLELLALNSLEQQELNSLEQLERNSLVQLELNNLEQQVLNNLELLVLNNLEPLELNSLELQVLNSLEQLELNSLELLVLNSLEQQVLNSLEQLERNSLELQVLNNLEQLEPSKMLPWALNSLELQALNSLEQLELNSLERQVLNSLELQVLNSLVQLELNNLEQQVLNNLEQLEPSKMLPWALNSLELQVVNSLVQLKLNSLKLQVLNSLKRLEQSKMLPWALNSLMMQVQSS; this comes from the exons ATGATGCCTTGGGTGCTGAATAACTTGAAGCAGCTGGAGCTGAATAGTTTGGAGCTGCAGGTGCTGAATAGCTTGGGGCTGCTG GTGCTGAATAACTTGGAGCCGCTGGAGCTGAATAGCTTGGAGCTGCAGGTGCTGAATAGCTTGGGGCTGCTGGTGCTGAATAACTTGGAGCAGCTGGAGCCGAGTAAGATGATGCCTTGGGTGCTGAATAACTTGAAGCAGCTGGAGCTGAATAGCTTGGAGCTGCTG GCGCTGAATAGCTTGGAGCAGCAGGAGCTGAATAGCTTGGAGCAGCTGGAGCGGAATAGCTTGGTGCAGCTGGAGCTGAATAACTTGGAGCAGCAGGTGCTGAATAACTTGGAGCTGCTGGTGCTGAATAACTTGGAGCCGCTGGAGCTGAATAGCTTGGAGCTGCAGGTGCTGAATAGCTTGgagcagctggagctgaaTAGCTTGGAGCTGCTG GTGCTGAATAGCTTGGAGCAGCAGGTGCTGAATAGCTTGGAGCAGCTGGAGCGGAATAGCTTGGAGCTGCAGGTGCTGAATAACTTGGAGCAACTGGAGCCGAGTAAGATGTTGCCTTGGGCGCTGAATAGCTTGGAGCTGCAG GCGCTGAATAGCTTGgagcagctggagctgaaTAGCTTGGAGCGGCAGGTGCTGAATAGCTTGGAGCTGCAGGTGCTGAATAGCTTGGTGCAGCTGGAGCTGAATAACTTGGAGCAGCAG GTGCTGAATAACTTGGAGCAACTGGAGCCGAGTAAGATGTTGCCTTGGGCGCTGAATAGCTTGGAGCTGCAGGTGGTGAATAGCTTGgtgcagctgaagctgaataGCTTGAAGCTGCAGGTGCTGAATAGCTTGAAGCGGCTGGAGCAGAGTAAGATGTTGCCTTGGGCGCTGAATAGCTTGATGATGCAGGTGCAGAGTAGCTAG
- the LOC133848204 gene encoding leucine-rich repeat and immunoglobulin-like domain-containing nogo receptor-interacting protein 1 isoform X13, producing MMPWVLNNLEQLERNSLEQQVLNNLEPLELNSLELQVLNSLGLLVLNNLEQLEPSKMMPWVLNNLKQLELNSLELLALNSLEQQELNSLEQLERNSLVQLELNNLEQQVLNNLELLVLNNLEPLELNSLELQVLNSLEQLELNSLELLVLNSLEQQVLNSLEQLERNSLELQVLNNLEQLEPSKMLPWALNSLELQALNSLEQLELNSLERQVLNSLELQVLNSLVQLELNNLEQQVLNNLEQLEPSKMLPWALNSLELQVVNSLVQLKLNSLKLQVLNSLKRLEQSKMLPWALNSLMMQVQSS from the exons ATGATGCCTTGGGTGCTGAATAACTTGGAGCAGCTGGAGCGGAATAGCTTGGAGCAGCAGGTGCTGAATAACTTGGAGCCGCTGGAGCTGAATAGCTTGGAGCTGCAGGTGCTGAATAGCTTGGGGCTGCTGGTGCTGAATAACTTGGAGCAGCTGGAGCCGAGTAAGATGATGCCTTGGGTGCTGAATAACTTGAAGCAGCTGGAGCTGAATAGCTTGGAGCTGCTG GCGCTGAATAGCTTGGAGCAGCAGGAGCTGAATAGCTTGGAGCAGCTGGAGCGGAATAGCTTGGTGCAGCTGGAGCTGAATAACTTGGAGCAGCAGGTGCTGAATAACTTGGAGCTGCTGGTGCTGAATAACTTGGAGCCGCTGGAGCTGAATAGCTTGGAGCTGCAGGTGCTGAATAGCTTGgagcagctggagctgaaTAGCTTGGAGCTGCTG GTGCTGAATAGCTTGGAGCAGCAGGTGCTGAATAGCTTGGAGCAGCTGGAGCGGAATAGCTTGGAGCTGCAGGTGCTGAATAACTTGGAGCAACTGGAGCCGAGTAAGATGTTGCCTTGGGCGCTGAATAGCTTGGAGCTGCAG GCGCTGAATAGCTTGgagcagctggagctgaaTAGCTTGGAGCGGCAGGTGCTGAATAGCTTGGAGCTGCAGGTGCTGAATAGCTTGGTGCAGCTGGAGCTGAATAACTTGGAGCAGCAG GTGCTGAATAACTTGGAGCAACTGGAGCCGAGTAAGATGTTGCCTTGGGCGCTGAATAGCTTGGAGCTGCAGGTGGTGAATAGCTTGgtgcagctgaagctgaataGCTTGAAGCTGCAGGTGCTGAATAGCTTGAAGCGGCTGGAGCAGAGTAAGATGTTGCCTTGGGCGCTGAATAGCTTGATGATGCAGGTGCAGAGTAGCTAG
- the LOC133848204 gene encoding uncharacterized protein LOC133848204 isoform X10, producing the protein MMPWVLNNLKQLELNSLELQVLNSLGLLVLNNLEQLEPSKMMPWVLNNLEQLERNSLEQQVLNNLEPLELNSLELQVLNSLGLLVLNNLEQLEPSKMMPWVLNNLKQLELNSLELLVLNNLELLVLNNLEPLELNSLELQVLNSLEQLELNSLELLVLNSLEQQVLNSLEQLERNSLELQVLNNLEQLEPSKMLPWALNSLELQALNSLEQLELNSLERQVLNSLELQVLNSLVQLELNNLEQQVLNNLEQLEPSKMLPWALNSLELQVVNSLVQLKLNSLKLQVLNSLKRLEQSKMLPWALNSLMMQVQSS; encoded by the exons ATGATGCCTTGGGTGCTGAATAACTTGAAGCAGCTGGAGCTGAATAGTTTGGAGCTGCAGGTGCTGAATAGCTTGGGGCTGCTGGTGCTGAATAACTTGGAGCAGCTGGAGCCGAGTAAGATGATGCCTTGGGTGCTGAATAACTTGGAGCAGCTGGAGCGGAATAGCTTGGAGCAGCAGGTGCTGAATAACTTGGAGCCGCTGGAGCTGAATAGCTTGGAGCTGCAGGTGCTGAATAGCTTGGGGCTGCTGGTGCTGAATAACTTGGAGCAGCTGGAGCCGAGTAAGATGATGCCTTGGGTGCTGAATAACTTGAAGCAGCTGGAGCTGAATAGCTTGGAGCTGCTG GTGCTGAATAACTTGGAGCTGCTGGTGCTGAATAACTTGGAGCCGCTGGAGCTGAATAGCTTGGAGCTGCAGGTGCTGAATAGCTTGgagcagctggagctgaaTAGCTTGGAGCTGCTG GTGCTGAATAGCTTGGAGCAGCAGGTGCTGAATAGCTTGGAGCAGCTGGAGCGGAATAGCTTGGAGCTGCAGGTGCTGAATAACTTGGAGCAACTGGAGCCGAGTAAGATGTTGCCTTGGGCGCTGAATAGCTTGGAGCTGCAG GCGCTGAATAGCTTGgagcagctggagctgaaTAGCTTGGAGCGGCAGGTGCTGAATAGCTTGGAGCTGCAGGTGCTGAATAGCTTGGTGCAGCTGGAGCTGAATAACTTGGAGCAGCAG GTGCTGAATAACTTGGAGCAACTGGAGCCGAGTAAGATGTTGCCTTGGGCGCTGAATAGCTTGGAGCTGCAGGTGGTGAATAGCTTGgtgcagctgaagctgaataGCTTGAAGCTGCAGGTGCTGAATAGCTTGAAGCGGCTGGAGCAGAGTAAGATGTTGCCTTGGGCGCTGAATAGCTTGATGATGCAGGTGCAGAGTAGCTAG